In Candidatus Denitrolinea symbiosum, the genomic stretch CAGCAGAATCGCGACCAGCGTCCACAGGCTGAGGCGGATGGCGTCGGCGGAGCCGTCCCACCAGCCGCGCCCGATGGCGATGAGCGCGAAGGGGACGGCGAGCAACTGGTACACGCCCAGCGCGAGGAAGAGACGGCCGACCGGCACGGAGACGGGCGAGACCCAGCCTTTGAGATAGTCGGGGAGCGAGGCCAGCCACGCGCCCAGTCCCTGCGGGGAGAGGAAGAGGAGAGTCGAAACGGCGAGGAGAGTCGCGAGCAGGGCGGCGCCCAGCGCCCGGTAATCGGTCTTCAGCGGGACAATGACGGGAGAGGAGGCGACGGAATCGTTCTCCGGCGCGGCCGCGTCCGACTCCGTCTCGGCGGAAGCGGGGCGCGCGGACATGAACTGGGCGAGCATCCACGCGAGGAGCAGGCCGAGGAGTCCGGGCCAGAGGGCGGGGCCGGAGAGAAGCGCCAGGGCGAGGAAAACGCCCGCGAGGCGCGGCCGGCTGCGGGTCCAGAAAGCGGCGGCGAGCAGGGACGAGGTCACGGCGAGGATGGGTCCGCCCGCCTGTCGCGAGAGCGAGACGAGGGCCGGGTCCAGCGCGAAGAAGAAGGCGAGGAGGAGAGCGGGGCGCGGCGTCAGCCGATCCCGGAGGAGGAGCGGCGCGAAGACGAGCGCCGTCCCGAATAGAGCGGGCCAGAAGCGGGCGAGGAAATTGAAACTGCCGAAGATGAAGAACAGGACGGCGGTGAGGCTGGTATAGGCGACGTGGGAACTGAGCGCGGGATACTGTCCCTGCGCGATGTGGAGGGCGTCCAGCGCGAGCCGCGCCTCGGAATCGGAGAGGGGAAGTTCGCCGAGGCGGACGAAGCGCAATCCGAGGGCGATGAGAAAAGCCAGGCAATATAGGGCTGTTTCGTGACGGGGAGGACGCGGGGTCATGGCGCAATTTTAGCATGGAAAAAGAAACCGTCTGGTACAATCGCCGGCATGAAACGCTGGCAATTCTGGCTGGGGCTGGTCATCAGCCTCGTTTTTGTGTACTGGGCCGTCCACGGCCTGGAGTGGGACTCTTTTTGGATCGCGGTCAAGTCGGCGCGATATTGGTGGCTGATCCCCGGCGTGGCCGTCTATCTCGTGGGACTTTGGGCGCGGGCGTGGCGCTGGCATTACCTGCTGCGTCCGATTAAGCCCATCCCGACCAACAGGATGTTCCCCATCGTGTGTATCGGCTACATGGGCAATAATATTTATCCGTTCCGCGCGGGGGAGGTTTTGCGGGCGGTGATCCTGAAACGCAAGGAGGGCGTCCCCGTCTCCGCCTCGCTGGCGACCGTCATCGTGGAGCGCGTCTTCGACGGCGTGGTGATGCTGGCCTTCGTCTTCCTCAACCTGCCCGAACTGGCGCGCGTCAACAGCGACTCGGGCTTCATCGGCGACATCCAATCGCTGGCGGTTTGGGGGTCGGCGGCTTTCCTCGGCGCGCTGGGAATCTTTTTGCTGGCGGCCATGTTCCCGCAAACGACGGCGCGCGTCGGGCTGTGGTTCATCGAACGTCTCACGCCGAAACGCCTGCACGAAAAAATCATCAGCGTGATGAATAAATTCCTGGATGGGCTGGCGTCGCTGCGCTCCCCCGCCAACGTGTTGATGGTCTTCGTCACGACGGTTGTCATCTGGCTTTTCGAGACGGGCAAATACTGGTTCGTCATGCACGCCTTCGACTTCAACGTCTCGTTCTTCGCGCTGATGCTGATGAACGGCATCGTGACGCTCGCGACCACCCTCCCGTCCGCGCCGGGCTACGTCGGGACGTTCGACACGCCGGGCATCGCCATCCTGCAAGCCTACGGCGTGGACAAGGCCATGGCCACCGGCTATACCCTCGTCCTCCACATCGCGCTCTGGCTCGCGCCGACCGTCCTGGGCGCATACTTCATGGCGCGCGAGGGCGTCCACTGGAACGAATCCATGCGCGAGGAACTGGGGGAGAACGGATAATGCCCACCATCGAACAAGCCCGCGCCTGGTACGCGGACGCCGATCCCGTCCACGATTTCGACCACGTCCTGCGCGTCTATCGGATGGCGGAACGGCTGGCCGAAGCCGAGGGCGCGGACCTGGACATCGTCCGCGCTGCGGCGCTGCTGCACGACGCGGAGGGCGCGACGCCCGGACACGCCTCCCGCGCGGACCACCATCACGCCTCGGCGGAATTCGCCGCGCAAGTCCTCGCCTCCGAGGGCTGGGAGGCGGGACGCATCGCGGCCGTCCGGCATTGCATCCGCGCCCACCGCTATCGCGGGACCGAGAAACCCGAAACGCTCGAAGCGAAGGTCCTCTTCGACGCCGACAAACTCGACGTGCTGGGAGCCATCGGCGCGGCGCGCGCCATCGGTTACGCGTCCCTGGCGGGGACGCCGTGGTACGCGGAGCCGTCCCGTCAATTTTTGGAAAGCGGCCGCGAGGTCGAAG encodes the following:
- a CDS encoding phosphodieaserase HD superfamily translates to MPTIEQARAWYADADPVHDFDHVLRVYRMAERLAEAEGADLDIVRAAALLHDAEGATPGHASRADHHHASAEFAAQVLASEGWEAGRIAAVRHCIRAHRYRGTEKPETLEAKVLFDADKLDVLGAIGAARAIGYASLAGTPWYAEPSRQFLESGREVEGEPHSAYHEHLFKLRKVRERMFTSTARAIAEERLKYLDEFFERLIDEWYGKR
- a CDS encoding lysylphosphatidylglycerol synthase → MKRWQFWLGLVISLVFVYWAVHGLEWDSFWIAVKSARYWWLIPGVAVYLVGLWARAWRWHYLLRPIKPIPTNRMFPIVCIGYMGNNIYPFRAGEVLRAVILKRKEGVPVSASLATVIVERVFDGVVMLAFVFLNLPELARVNSDSGFIGDIQSLAVWGSAAFLGALGIFLLAAMFPQTTARVGLWFIERLTPKRLHEKIISVMNKFLDGLASLRSPANVLMVFVTTVVIWLFETGKYWFVMHAFDFNVSFFALMLMNGIVTLATTLPSAPGYVGTFDTPGIAILQAYGVDKAMATGYTLVLHIALWLAPTVLGAYFMAREGVHWNESMREELGENG